GCCCCACCCAGCAGGTCGTCGATGCGCTCCAGCGCCCGGGCGCGCACCTCCCCAGGCTCCTGCGCGCGGACGAAGACGCCTCTGCCCTGGACCGCGTCCGCCAGGCCGTCCGCGACGAGCTCGTTGTAGGCGCGGGTGGTGGTGATGACGCTGACGCGCAGATCCCGTGCGAGGGCGCGGAGCGACGGGAGGACCTCCCCCGCCCTGAGGTCACCGCGGAGGATCGCCTCGGCCAGGTGCGCGCGGATCTGCTCGTAGATGGGCTCGGGAGCGGAGGGGTCCAGCGGGATGTGCATCGTCGCCTCACCTCCCCCGGTCC
This genomic interval from Brachybacterium aquaticum contains the following:
- a CDS encoding GntR family transcriptional regulator, which produces MHIPLDPSAPEPIYEQIRAHLAEAILRGDLRAGEVLPSLRALARDLRVSVITTTRAYNELVADGLADAVQGRGVFVRAQEPGEVRARALERIDDLLGGAVRTAGTAGIPADELRRRLTRVLEEEER